The Lytechinus variegatus isolate NC3 chromosome 1, Lvar_3.0, whole genome shotgun sequence nucleotide sequence TcccataaaattaaaaatagtggatgttaaccctaaatctcccgggtattttgattcttgtcattccgggggggggccattatggcccccccttaagatctcggccgccgatcgcgcgagcgacgcaaaaatttgcacgctggtagtgtgcgatgtaatctacaaggctgtatggtaaaattttccaaaataatgagattttattttatatgaattaattatgctaatttatgcataaatcacactttttgctctaattcactaaataaagctcctagaatgctaatttttggtaaaaattttctttgtagcattcttaacaatcgtaatttaataattaaataaatttcctatgtattttattgttttatgaatttcttatgtatttttttactttttgttttttattgttttttcagtggaaattgttccagatataattctgatcataaacaaggcaaaattaattaatcagtaaaagtagaaataatgatacatttatgaattttggctaaatacgcaatttgcattggatttgtacatgaaatcacgtttatgagcaattttgggtctgacatgcacttgcataatgttgcgtaatgtcgtaaccgcgtacccgggcgtcacaactttggtctcaaaatttgcgcgagacttgaatgtaaaaagtcagtgagctgcgaggtgaaaaaatttcgtgcagcagatatatcgcgaaaattgttgaggggggggggggccattatggccccccccccccggagaattagggttaagtaCTTAGAGTTAATAGGTCGACTTTTTATTCACTTTACACTTCATTGGTTAAAGCATCCTCTAGCAAATGATACCGAGTATGTATTATTGTAAAATCCTACAATTATTCTAATCTCTGAGCAACGAATAGAATGAATTTCATATTCTTCCATCATAATGTCCATGCCTACCCGAGGTTTTGcttttatctgtttattttgtctACTTACTAAGACATCTTTCTGCTCCAATTTGCCAAGATATTTTATAGAAGGATCAGTTTCCTGGTTGTGGCTGGTGGTATGGTCAAGATGCATGTACTTTATAAACCTTCACCAGGGTAAAGTTCAAATACAAATCTGAgcactgtaattttattttttatttttcttttaatgaacaaaaagagggaaaatagaTCAACATGCACAGACATCTAAAGGCATGAAACATAAAATCACCTTTTGTTTTACAAGTGATCAggatgatggtgacgataatGGCGTGTGCATACAATATTACAGTTTGTTGAAAATTCTGATAATGACCCCCCCAACCGCCCTGATAGAGATTGAAGTATTGGTTTGCGATCATTACATTTGATACATATTACTGGGATGATAAGGGTAATGTTAAATATGCATGATACCAATCCAGACTGTGATCTTAAAGAGAGATATCAATCATAAAGGTAATTAATACCAACCAAATGACTTACGGTTCATGGAGCTGAGGATACTCTGCAAGTCCCTCAGCTGAATAGCAGGCTGTCCTGAAGCCGGAGCAGCAGCTGCTGCAGCGGAGGACGTAGTAGAAGCAGGGGTAGCACTAGGAGCAGATGCCGGGGCAGTGGCTGGTGTGGTAGATGGCCTAGCTGCTGGGGTAGAGCTTTGAGTAGTAGCAGGTGTCACATTGCTGCTAGATGATGTAGCAGGGCGAGCAGAGGATTGGGTTCTTGATGGTCTGTAAGGATAGAATAAGTCATCAGTcaaatttatataataataataataataattggatttatatagcgctttttccagaggatacaaagcgctgttagttgcataagacaagttaaggtttatggttatataagtgtgttttgagatgtttttgaagaggttaagagaagagaggtttcgaaGAGATGGGGGGGgtttgttccaaagacggggggcaagagattgaaaggagtTGAAACCGGCCTGTTTTCTGGACTTTGGAATTACATATGAAGGAGCAGCAGTAGAACGAAGAGAGTAAGTAGAtctttgttgctgaaataatgaagaaatgtaagaagGTAGTGTGGTTGACAGAGACTTATAGGTTTTAATGACTTTGTGcatatgttttgttttacttgcAGGGGAAAATGATGCTTCTAATAATAAAATGACATCATTCAATCTGTCAAAATCCAGTTACTGGTTAGGAGGGGCTATTTTGGATAAACAATATCTACCCAACAAGATTTTGGTCATTGACTACATAATAAAGCCCAAAATTGGCTTGCATGTCACCTGCAATTATAAGCTATGAATCTGTATATTTGATTTTCCACAATAGTGTCATCTCATTCaatatgtgcatttttttttgctgatttATGTGTCAAATCAGACTTATTGCTATCAGTTCCAAATGAAGCTCACTATTCTAAACAtatacttaagaaaaaaaagtttttatttttcattctcatGTACAAGTATTTCTTTGTCAATCTCTTCATTTATAATGCTAGTTCTGAGTGAAATCGTTGATCAGCTACACTCTTACAATCATTAAAAGCAATAGGTTAAAAAATTCTTATCAGATAAGCAAAATCAATAGACTGTATACTAGTATATTCATGAATTTTGACAATACATCTGGCAGGataatatacaatttgcatTAAGTGTACATGATATCTAGTTTTAGAGCATTTTTTTGTCAATCATGCTAGGGCAATGTATTGTGTAACTCCAAAACGACATTATCATTAATAGAGATAGAAACACAAGCGGGTGACAAAATTTTTTGATGTAACAGTATTAGCCaagaatttgaatttaatttaaaagaTGAGCAAGACTTATGTTTATAGATTTAATCAACTTCCATGTCTTAACTGAAAACTTTAAATCTGAAAGCTTACGTTGACTCAGATCCACCTCCGGATCGAGCTCCTCCCAACATACTCTGCAAACCTAGAGGacctttcaagaaaaaaaatatatcaaacaattaTCTGCACAAGACATCTGAGTATGTAAATTCTTAGACCATATGTGACTGACCAGCcaaccccaaaaccaacaataagtcaccaaggaaggttctctgtaaatagcAAAAATAGTAATATGGTATTAAAGGgacaaatttgaaaatcaacttaTCTGAAAGAGCAATCCTTCATACTGTAAAAATTTAAAGTTCTAtagttgaataaaagaaatgatacAAGAGTTTCTCCGACACCAATTTTTcagactgcttggaagttttaCCGAGATTGAACAGTGTGcgcatctcatgcttgagtgaaccccaaacttgctttctccttattttttgaagctttcctctttttttctctccattcaattaagtacatgtacttgatacGGTTATTGTTGATCAATATTGACAAGTTATATATCACTTCAAAGCTTAGAAGGTGCTGTCTTCATGGtcaataaaatatcattattcattttgggcgaATGATTGGTTTTGAGGTGGCAGGTCACATATTGACTTATCATAATAGGAAGAGTTGATATTATAACAgtaaatcagacaaataatccCATGTTACAGTTGCTTTAATGTACATTGAATCCTGAGCACGACAACCAAAGTTAGGATGAATTGGTGTTCATAATTATACTGTATTCTTGAATTTCACTATGTGAAATACAATATGAAATCTCAATTTATGAATGGAGCTGGTACATGCAGTTAACGACCACCATAATTAATGAGggtgacaaaaaaaagagaacaaaatataCTGCTTCCTTGTTCTcataaactgaaaataaaatgggacttgCAATTCTGAGATCAAATATCATTGAATTCAAATCAGTTGTTAATACTGATTGCATCTCTTTATGTCAGAGAGTCCTGAATCCATGACCTGGAGACTAGGGCTTACCGAGTCCTCCTAGACCTCCTCCACTGAGGAGCTGCATCATCTGCTGCTGATCCATGTTTCCTAACATTGACTGCAAGCCTCCTTCaccttcaaataaaacaaaacgtgaacaggggggtgtttcacaaaaatttaagtatgacttaagtcacacttaaatgccgacgcgtacacgATATGCAACGTGCGattttattgatagatacgcattagtgcaCGTCCTCAcaacacgatctgaccaatgcggtcaagccttttattccgtacgcaactcggtatttaagtgcaactctaagtcatactttaatctttgtgaaacacccccaggtctTAAATGTTGATGTCTTTAGTGCAAGGCCACTTTTCATAGGCCAGAGTTCTTCTTTAAAACAcaaaaggaaatacatgtattaaaagagCACACAATATGAGTCCATCTAAAGTCATGGCCTCAGTGATGCTGGATTTAATAATCTAAACTTctagacttaaaaaaaaaataatgatgtcaATCCCCATAAAATAtccttgattaaaaataaaataaatgcataaaaataattatgaaatgaatgaaagaaataatatagTAAAAATACCGAGGGTAAAAGGCTAATTTTCCCCCAAATAATGTTCTTTGTAAAAGAGCCCCTGTGCATAGAGTCTACATTTGTTCTAGTACAATATCATATTAATactaataatatataataatattgaatGAACAGAAGTGACCCCCATGAtcagaaaatatcaatttacaGTATGCTACGGTCATTTATACTTCTTTTCCTAGTCAGAGGTGTTAGTGGTGCTGatagggaggagggggggggggggtgtgaagcattttatatttattcaatcaaGAAATTCTTAAGTGCCTTATTAAAGGTGCAGAtgagaatggaaaaaaaagctTTTTATGATTCTCATAAACTGAAAAGCATTTGAAAATCTTAAGCAGTGAACATAGCACATCAAAAATGTACAGTATGGACAGAAAGGGGTATGAATGCTACAGTTATTTTGAAATAAGTATATTTTTACGTGGCAActattaatatctttcaagtTCATGTGTAAGTATTTGATCTTGTCGTTTGCTTCTAATTGTTTACTACCACTCCATGCAGAGAGAAGTATACATACCAAGTGCTGATCCAAGCCCACCCAAGTCGGCTGGCAGACCACCAGTGCCCCGTCCCCCTCCGAGACCACTGGAGCCAGGGGCAGGTGGATTATTGAGCACATCATTTACCTTCTTACATAATTCATCATCCTTATCAGTCTTTGGCTCCTAGAAAAATGTAAAAGGCAATATTGCTAGTGAAAGGTGACAATTAAAAGACACAATTTCCCTGTAGTTTTGGCAATAAAGTACATAACCCACCTCTAAtgatattaaaatgataaacaaaaaaggaaaacattaAACTGGGATACATGTCACAACAAAATCATAGTATCTTGGGGTGATTGTTTGTAAATTCATGCATAGATGCTTTTATAAATGACGGGAATATGAAGTGTTAAGATATATTTCCCAATGTTTTAACAAGTGTGAAAGGATCCAGCAAAAACAAATGTTTTGGAAACCAATTTCGCTGTAGAAATCATTATGAATGCAGCAAAATTAAACAAGTTAAAATTAACAGAGACATAACAAATTGCAAACTGACTTCAAATTTACAAATGAAGGAACAATTTGGATTAAAAAGCCTAGATaatggaaaggggggggggagaaaaatcTCCCACAAGTCTCTTTatggttaatatttttttacatgtacataatgacAAATTGACAAGCCGCTTTCATAATTACCTGCATCCAAAAGAAAAATTTGCGAGCAGAAGACTTGAACTTCAGGAGGTAAACCCTTCCAGTGGTGCATTGTGGGACACGCTTGAATTCACAGTCATCAGGGAATATAATCAAATCCTGAAAAACAAAGATTAAATTAATAACATAATTGTTAAATTTCATGTACATAAACACATTTGAAACACATGTACCTGGCTGTATTATTGTGATTTATTCTAAACAAAATCACTTTaggcagctacatgtataaggcACAGTGTCTTTTCATAGCTTTCCACTGACAAATATCTAGATGAAGAAACATTATAAGAATTGTATGAAGAGGAGCTAATATTTGACCAGGTGCCTTATATTGTATCTTTTCacagttataaaaaaattaacaagtggactgcctctggcagtctcacctgcatcacgcaattcaatgtagcagtagtgctgactttgaactTTAACATACCggtaattattcacaaaaaacacaattcatgtaatgatacaatactatgttcatttaaaaaaatgacaattgaccttgatcatgcaacctaagacttgtcagtgatatttgattacccctatattcacattttaaacactttgaaagttatgacagcaatctaataattacttCCAAATTGGCCCAAGTTAATtgactttaaatgacctttgactttggtcttgtgacctgaaactcgcatgagatgttcagtgatatttattactcttatgtccaagttttatgaactagatccatacactttcagagttatgctgGTTATTAAACAATGCCCCCCAAATGGCCAAACTttgttgacctttgaccttggtcatgtgacctaaaacttgcacaggatgttcagtgatacttgattactcttatgtccaagttttatgaactagaccaatacacttacagagttatgataattcaacaaataccaagaacatggccaaagttcattgaacttaaatgacctttgaccttggtcatgtgacttgaaactcaccCAGGATGTTCAATGTTACTTGATTACTttcatgtccaagttttatgaatcagatccataaattttcaaagttatgatgataattcaacaaacACTCCCAACTTGGtcagagttcattgaccctaaataacctttgaccttggtcatgtgacttgaaactcaggcaggattttagtaatacttgattaacggttaaccttatgtccaagcttcaagaactaggtccatatactttttaagttatgcagtcatttcaaaaacttaaccttaggttaagattttgatgttgacaccACCGCCGTctgaaaagcggcgcctatagtctcactctgctatgcaggtgagacaaaaactagaTTAAATTCATGcataataatgtaaatataaGACTGCTGACTGGACaaacatatattaaaaaacaaacaatgaaatacatgtgaTGAAAGGGAAAATAGATGAAAAGCAAATAAATACATGAGGAAAAATGATCGTGATgaaaatttacataaatttgaagagaaaatcattttagaaatacaaaaatattgaaaagaaagaaaataggtgaatatcatttaacaAACAGACCACCCTCAAACGGACAAAcataaatgtaatgaaaatatgatacagtgtataaaatacatgaatataaagTGAAGAGACTAGTAAATCAAAGAgacaaaattaatgaagatATGAAGAAAGAAGTGAATATAATATTGAACGGAGTACAAAGGACAAATGAATTTACGAGATAAAGTTAGGATGAATAAGGAAAAGGGTGAACGTTGCAGCAATATAGATAATATCAGACGTGCATACCATAtttacaaacatacatgtaaaagagATGATGAACAGAAGGTGAATaatttatgaattcatatttgGAGGTGAAGGTCTAGTTGCTAGTATAATACACATTTCTCCTTTTGCATATGATGACATGAACAGTGAAAGGTCATACAAATTGCATTACAATTCAACAGTACTAATAATTATTCAATGactgtatttttgttttggtcTATTTATGCTTCTAAATTCTAAGATCTTAGTGTCCGATATTTGGGCACTTTACTTCCCGGACATATGAAGAATATTGGCTAGTTTATGAGATAATGACCATCCGCGAAATATGGACACATCCAAACTCACTGCCAACCATGccataaaaatgattttttttaaattttactctCTGGTCTACTTTAGGAGCACTCATTTATGAACAAggtatgatataaccttgttttcTGTTACTcctccctgtgtggtgaaataaggttggcaatgtttggcttactTTCTCTtttggacaaatgcttgatttttttacactgtcaggTTCCATTtatacagctattcatcatataacttggctcttaaactaaggtattgtttaactttgtgagcagccgattaaaaaatttttcaaaccaagatgaaacatgtgtacaagtgcatgcattagaactaataaaccctgaaaacaactattattgagaatgaaaagctaaaactacaaggcaaacccagattttgtaaataggcatcttatagacgcctaaatattacacataagtgtacgggatgaaattaagatggtgtttctggtcactttatatttcaatttttgaagcactaaataattattttcgaacacaattttttctgggcttcatttttgtaacatatcacaaacacaggtgacaagtgtgaccttctagctcagattttttaagtcaaaccaatgttaaccaatcactttaagtaaatttaaattattttttcttaattagaaatagagggcgtacacaaaatatgcccaaaatcagtgaatacaaaaataccCCCAAGACAATTTACTAGTAACTAGGGCAGGCCTAATgacaatgtaaaataaattgaaactgtACGGAATTAGTATTTAaatttggtcacaaaagtgatattattatttcatataacCCACCATCCCTTCTAGATTCCAATGATTTTAATGTTTAGTGGCATAAGGCTTAGCATCCTACCACTTCATGTCATTTGTTATGTAAGTGTAGTGTACTGTTAATGTTATTGACGTGACTTACGTCCACAACTGTGCCAGATGTGCGGTCTTTCCAGCAAAAGTGCATGAGCGTATCGTCGGGCTGGTGAAGGAAGACAAGACCCTTTCTCTTGTCGGGAGTCACAGTCGTTCCTTTCAGTTCCATTTTTCCAGCTCGAAATTCCACCAGATTTTTACTGGATGGACGACCTCCGGTAGCGGAACTTCCAAATAATGCTCCAGACATGATTGACTTGGTTACAACAAGGCAAATATATCCACGTAAACTGTAAAAATCCTAAAAATGACGGCAGATCTCACTGATTAGAATTTGTAAATGACAGTGCGAAATTTCGATAAGTGTGGTGTTCTCGATGGGCCAATAAAAAGGAAAACACGGAGTTATCGTGTTACTCCatatctcttcttcttcttccaatATAAGTACATACCACCtgtggtgtattgtcgtactgtaTTGTGGATTTGAATCCTGAGTGCTGAGAATCCACTGTTGAAGTTGTGGTAAAAAAgcaaacatatatatacaatatttacatacaAATGCAGACTAACATATGACATGTTGCACCTCACTCTTGAATATATTTGCTGAGGTTCTGTCGTCATTATCttgaatttcatttcttatgttTGAAACCTTTTCAAATTCCATCCCTGTAAGAACAGAATCGTCgaaataatgaatattgataaGCAATATGTACCTTACACttacaggccttgtcatattTCATCGGtaaacaagagagagagagagagagcggaGAGTAACAAGTGGAATACTTCTGGCAGTgcgctgactttgaaaacagctattgaataattattcaca carries:
- the LOC121424808 gene encoding proteasomal ubiquitin receptor ADRM1-like, whose protein sequence is MSGALFGSSATGGRPSSKNLVEFRAGKMELKGTTVTPDKRKGLVFLHQPDDTLMHFCWKDRTSGTVVDDLIIFPDDCEFKRVPQCTTGRVYLLKFKSSARKFFFWMQEPKTDKDDELCKKVNDVLNNPPAPGSSGLGGGRGTGGLPADLGGLGSALGEGGLQSMLGNMDQQQMMQLLSGGGLGGLGPLGLQSMLGGARSGGGSESTPSRTQSSARPATSSSSNVTPATTQSSTPAARPSTTPATAPASAPSATPASTTSSAAAAAAPASGQPAIQLRDLQSILSSMNLPGEAAPAQPAVDLSQLMTSEAMTPILANQEIQQKLIPFLPEGESLPKDPEQLRATLQSPQFKQALGMFTAAFQSGQLGPLMTQFGLSSEATDAANKGDIEAFSKALQGGSDSKGEKKDDGGKDKKKDGDDDVMNVD